The Thermoanaerobacterium thermosaccharolyticum DSM 571 region ATCATTTTGACAAAGGAATATTTTTGCATTTGTTATTCCTTCACGATTTAACGCTTCTTTAAAGCTATTTGCTATTGTCTTTGCAACATCAACTAAAGTTGCATTCAATATAGTAGCATTTTCTCTTTCTATAAGACCTAAAGAACCAATTTCGTGAGAAAGAGAAATTGGTATCGGACCAAGTATTTCGCGTATAATTTCCTGTGCTTTTAGTTCATGCTGATTATTTACTGGAGAAAATACAGATATTATTGCAATACTTTCAACTTTATCTTTAATATCTGAAGCAATTTTTCTAAGTTCGTTTTCGTTTAAATCATTTATTTGTCTTCCGTCAAATTCGTGTCCACCTTCAATAAGATAATAATAAATTCCTATTGCCTCGACTAAATCCTCTGGCCAACCAACCAATGGCATAATAGCCTCTGTTGCAGGATACCCTATTCTAATGATTGCTGTTTTGCAAAGCCGCTTACGTTCTACAATAGCATTTGTTGCGTGTGTAGTACCAAGCATAGCATACTTTATCTTATCACGATCAACTTTACTTTTTTCTGCAACTTTTGCCATTGCTTCTAATATTCCACTAGTAACATCCTTTGTTGTTGGTATTTTCACACTTTCTATTAATTGTAAATTTTCATCGACTATTACTGCATCAGTATTAGTACCACCTACATCAATTCCAATACGATATTCCATTTCATAATGCCTCCTCAACAATTTTTAATCAATTCTTCGACAGGAACATAATCTATATCATATCCAAAATAGCGTGGCCCAACAGTTGCTATACCTTTTTCGCTTCTCCACTTTTTGTCACATGGAATACCAAGAATACATATTCGTTGTCCATAACGTAATCCTTCAGTTGTAATAGGTGTTGCTGTATGTGCATCTACTGTGCATATAAGATCAGGCACTGTTGCTACAACTTTTCCATTTCGACGAGCAATTAAATTTTCATTCTGGAAATTTATTGTCATTGTTTCACCCTTATATTGATCAATACCTTCAATATGAGCTTCTCCACGAACAAATCCACCTGTAGTACGTCGTATAACGTCATTGATTTTACCTTTAAAAAGAACATAACTTTCTATTGTATTTAAAAGTGTTTCAATGGGATCATTTCCATTTTTTCTAGCTTCTCTAATTGATTGTCCAATTTTAGCTGATTTAGTGACAATATTTCGAATTCCTGCCTTTTTTAAATCTTTACCACGCATTGGATAAATAGCTACCATTACAGAACCGCCCATAACTACCGTCGCATTTCTTGCAATATTTTCTGTCCAAAAATTATTTATAGTATTAAGTAATAATGAATTACCTTTTTCATCAGCTAAAACCATTGGTGTTGCAGATACTCCATATAAATGGAATGTAACCATTTGTAGTTCTGGAAATGCTCTTCCCATTCCATCAGCATCTATAAGAGGAAGTTTTTTTTCAGCAGCAACTGCTATTGGAATCATTGAATTAACACCGCCTGCTTCAATTGGAAGAACCGCAAAAATTTCATCACCAAGATAACTTTTTAAACTATCAAAAGCCTTAAAAATTTCTTTGCCAGATGGTATTTTCTCTACTAATACTGTTGGAGCTCCCATCATTGCTGCTGGAACTATTAATGCTTCATCAGGCACTTCGTCTATATCAATCAAATTTACTGGGCCATTTTTCTTCAAAGCTTGTATAGCCATCAACTTGCCAACATACGGATCTCCCCCGCCACCAGTTCCAAGAAGTGCAGCACCGGTAGCAATATCTTCAACCATTTGCACATCAATTTTTTTCATTTCGTTATTCTTCCTTTCCAATTATATTTTCTTGAATAAATTTTGCTCCTTTATCCGGCATAAACATCATATATGCCTTCATCAATAAATAATATAAAATCATACCAGATAGCAATGAATTTAATGTTTGATTTAAACCACCTTTGAAGAAGTATCCAATTAGAAAAGCTGCAACTAAACTAATTATAGCAATTGGATTCCAATCTTCTACAACTTCTGGCAATTGCCCCTGTTTTCTTGATTCTATTAACTCATTACGATATCTTCTTAAAATAAAATAATCTACTACCATAATTCCTCCAATAGGTGGAATTGCGATACCAAGTATAGTTAAAAATGCAACAAACTTATCCAATATTCCTAAGATGGAACCTAATGTACCTAAAAGTCCAATAATAATCGTTAAAAAAGCTCTATTTATCTTTATGCCAAATACAGCATCTAGAAAATTAGAAATTCCTAACGAAGCTGCATAAAGATTCAAATCATTTATTTTAACAGTTGATAGTATAACTAATGCAGCAGCAATCCAGCCACCAAGATTGAGAATTATAGTTACAACATCTGCACTCTTAATTGCGTGAGACATTAGAACTGCTAGAAATGTTACCGAAAGTTCTCCCGCAAAAATACTTAAAATTGTCATCCAAAAAACATCTTTCCCATTACGATTATACCTAGACAAATCAGGTGTTATAACAGCACCTACCATAAATCCACCAGCTACTACTGTAATAGCAGTCCCAAGACTCAGGTGAGGACCTGGTGGCATTGAATTCATTAGTGTATTTATATCATACTTACTCAATAATTTATAAGTTGCAATGCCAATTGCTATTATGAAACCTGGTACAGCAATACTAGCAGTATAGCTTAACATTTTATAGCCGTAAACCACTAATAAAGTAACTAATATTCCTGTTAAAAACATCAAAATTTTAACATTAATAATACCACCTAAAGCCTGATTTACACCTTCGGCAAAAACAGAATTTTGAACTCCAAACCACCCTATACATGAAATGCCAATAATTAAACCAATTAAACTTGAACCTAATCTACCGAAACCACTCCATCGCGTTAATAGTGAGGTAGATAATCCTTCCCACGCTCCAGCAACTCCACATAAGAAACTTATAATTTCTAAAAGCACAGCACCAAGTAATGTGGCTATTAATGTCTCTTTTAATGTCATACCATATCCAAGTTCAGCGCCAACAATAAATTGAGAAAGAGTAACCACAGCTCCAAAACGAATTAAAAATACTTCCCACATAGGGCGACGTGCCTCAGCAGGAACTCTTGATAAAGCAAAGTCTTCACCTTTCATTAAATGACAATCCCCCTTTAAGTTAAATTTTAAACAAGAAATAAAATAATTATTAGCTTAAATTCCTTATCCTTATAAGGTATCCATTTATAAGAATTTTTTCAAGAAAATATATTTGCTTTATTAAGATATTTTAATATATAAAAAAATTATTATATTTGCTATAGATGAGAAAATTCACTAACATAAATTGCCATAATAAACTTACATGAAAAAATTTAATAAAAATAGAGACAAATACTCGCTTCTATGGTATTAACATGTTTTTACCCTATAACAATATTAATCATAGGAGTGGAGCAAATGTCTCATAATAAAAGAACAGAAAATTCATCAATAATCCAGTACTCAATGAAATTAAATTTTGCCGCTATGAAGGAGCCTTAAATGGGATAGATAATGATGTAGTAGTATTGTGCTAGCCTGAGAAAGCTTTTAAAAATCAAAATGCTCTACATGCATTTATTTGTACTGATACTGAATTAGACACCAAGACAATTCTAAATTACTATAATCAAAGATGGCCTATAGAAATATTCTTCAGGCAAACAAAAAACAATCTTGGGCTAAATACGTATCAAGTACGCTCAACAAAATCAAAATAGATAAATTATTATAGCTTATATCATTGACATACCTGTATTGTACGACTTCGGGCAGCGAATATTGTAAATTGGGGCAAGGAATAAAAATGGTTCGTAAAGAAGTACAAAATCATCGTATTCAATGGATACATGAACAAGTTAACAATAAAGCACCTATTGATAAAATTTAGAACAACTACAATCAGCATAAGCGTAGTGCATCTATTTGATGATAATTTTGTTATCAATTTTTCTCATCTATAGATATTTGAACATAAAAATACCGCCTCGACCTATTACGTCTTAGCGGTTTAGTTTATCTATGCAGTTTTAATGCTAATATTTTTAAGTTTTTCAAGATTTATTTTGACTTTATGATTTAATTCATCATCACCGATTAAATACTTGGTTTTTTCTCTAATGTTTGCATCCGACTCATAATATGCTATTGCTTCCCGTATATTATCTAATACATTATAAATTTTTTTATCATAATCATAGATAGCTTCTTCCGTTTCATAGAAATATGACTCGAACTTCTCAGAAAATGATTTTGCATCTATCTCACCTATTAAATATTTATTAGCCAATTCAACTAAACACTCTACCGCTTTCATTCAATCTCCCTCCAATCTGGTTTAGGTCTCTTTCTCGCTATTACGGTTTTAATATCTCCATTATCCTTCGCTATATGCACTGATAAATTATTCTTAAATCTAACAATCGTGCCATCAGGTTCTTGATATTTTTTGCCATTTGTTAAAGTATCTAAAACATCCTCTATAGAAAATATTTTACCTTGTCCCATCCGACCTAATATTCTATTTAAAGCATGTTCAGTAAAATTATATCCATTTTCTTTAAAATAATTATAAGTCTCAACTAATTTCGCCTTATATTCTTCCGAATAATTCTTCCCTCTTAACATTATATCACCGTTTTGCTTCTCCATAAGTTCATTATACTGCTTTAATATATTCACGTCAATTTCTAAGCATCACCTATATAGTAAAAAAGCCTTCTCAGACTACTTTTGAGAAGACTCATAATCAATTTTCCTTCATGAATTTCTCTAATGTCACTTTGTCCGGCAGTCCATCGTTGTCGCCTGGTGACATAATTATTATTGCTCCTATTGCATTGCCTCTTTTTACTGCATCACTAAGTGTAAGCCCTTCTAATAGTCCGCTTATTACACCTGTTGCAAATCCATCTCCAGCCCCTACCGTGTCAACTACTTTTTCAACTTTATATCCGCTTACAGTAAAGCTTTTATCTTTTGTCTTAACATATGCTCCTTTATCTCCGATCTTGATTATG contains the following coding sequences:
- a CDS encoding DUF917 domain-containing protein is translated as MKKIDVQMVEDIATGAALLGTGGGGDPYVGKLMAIQALKKNGPVNLIDIDEVPDEALIVPAAMMGAPTVLVEKIPSGKEIFKAFDSLKSYLGDEIFAVLPIEAGGVNSMIPIAVAAEKKLPLIDADGMGRAFPELQMVTFHLYGVSATPMVLADEKGNSLLLNTINNFWTENIARNATVVMGGSVMVAIYPMRGKDLKKAGIRNIVTKSAKIGQSIREARKNGNDPIETLLNTIESYVLFKGKINDVIRRTTGGFVRGEAHIEGIDQYKGETMTINFQNENLIARRNGKVVATVPDLICTVDAHTATPITTEGLRYGQRICILGIPCDKKWRSEKGIATVGPRYFGYDIDYVPVEELIKNC
- a CDS encoding purine-cytosine permease family protein; the protein is MKGEDFALSRVPAEARRPMWEVFLIRFGAVVTLSQFIVGAELGYGMTLKETLIATLLGAVLLEIISFLCGVAGAWEGLSTSLLTRWSGFGRLGSSLIGLIIGISCIGWFGVQNSVFAEGVNQALGGIINVKILMFLTGILVTLLVVYGYKMLSYTASIAVPGFIIAIGIATYKLLSKYDINTLMNSMPPGPHLSLGTAITVVAGGFMVGAVITPDLSRYNRNGKDVFWMTILSIFAGELSVTFLAVLMSHAIKSADVVTIILNLGGWIAAALVILSTVKINDLNLYAASLGISNFLDAVFGIKINRAFLTIIIGLLGTLGSILGILDKFVAFLTILGIAIPPIGGIMVVDYFILRRYRNELIESRKQGQLPEVVEDWNPIAIISLVAAFLIGYFFKGGLNQTLNSLLSGMILYYLLMKAYMMFMPDKGAKFIQENIIGKEE
- a CDS encoding colicin immunity domain-containing protein, whose translation is MKAVECLVELANKYLIGEIDAKSFSEKFESYFYETEEAIYDYDKKIYNVLDNIREAIAYYESDANIREKTKYLIGDDELNHKVKINLEKLKNISIKTA